The Metabacillus litoralis genome contains a region encoding:
- a CDS encoding competence protein CoiA, with product MFVANDQRGNQLNVAEKKWTIERLRKIRENSTFICPQCQNELDLKIGSIISAHFAHKKHSDCPSSKGGPESQYHMRGKLELYDWLQIDENVIHVELEPFITDIKQRPDLLINDHQQTLAIEYQCSPIDLNILQKRSVMYKKANIPFLWILGGKLLKRTGERSFQLSQFQWRFTSKMEDGSLMIYAYCSNIKAFIIIRTIIPFSSQVVFANQSIIPKETISFTQLIKPQFCPINFYENWFHKVRTFRLKPFPFTTKQASTLNQFLYQTKHTSLLYLPSHAFLPLKFNYLIESPVFVWQGWVMTFIDEVPLNSTFTFHYIYERTKKKVKDRLLSVRVLPQINVHYSQVIYEYLEKLSELSFITKVEHHIYIKQQTTNWVTTIDELLNQDEELMKELKRG from the coding sequence TTGTTTGTAGCGAATGATCAGAGAGGTAATCAACTTAATGTAGCAGAGAAAAAGTGGACAATTGAAAGGTTAAGAAAGATAAGAGAAAACAGCACTTTTATTTGCCCTCAATGTCAGAACGAATTAGATTTAAAAATTGGTTCAATCATATCAGCACACTTTGCTCATAAAAAGCACTCTGACTGTCCGTCTAGTAAGGGAGGACCTGAAAGTCAGTATCATATGAGAGGAAAGCTTGAGTTATATGATTGGCTTCAAATAGATGAAAATGTTATACATGTGGAACTAGAACCTTTTATAACGGATATTAAGCAGCGTCCAGACCTTTTAATCAACGATCATCAACAAACCCTAGCAATAGAATATCAATGCTCACCAATTGACTTAAACATACTTCAAAAGAGATCTGTTATGTATAAAAAAGCAAACATTCCTTTTCTCTGGATTCTAGGTGGGAAGTTACTCAAAAGAACAGGAGAAAGATCATTTCAACTCTCACAGTTTCAATGGCGTTTTACAAGTAAAATGGAAGATGGCTCACTTATGATCTATGCCTATTGTTCTAATATAAAAGCGTTTATCATTATAAGAACTATCATCCCATTTTCTTCTCAAGTTGTTTTTGCCAACCAGTCAATTATTCCTAAAGAAACAATATCGTTTACGCAGTTAATAAAACCGCAGTTTTGTCCCATAAATTTTTATGAAAATTGGTTTCATAAAGTTAGAACTTTTCGCTTAAAGCCTTTTCCATTTACTACGAAGCAAGCCAGTACTCTAAATCAATTCCTATATCAAACAAAGCACACTTCTCTTCTTTATCTTCCATCACACGCATTTCTACCCCTTAAATTCAACTACTTAATAGAATCACCTGTCTTTGTATGGCAAGGATGGGTGATGACGTTTATTGATGAAGTACCTTTAAACTCTACCTTTACTTTTCATTATATTTATGAAAGAACCAAAAAAAAGGTAAAAGATCGATTACTCTCGGTTCGGGTTCTGCCACAAATAAATGTACACTATTCCCAAGTTATTTATGAATACCTTGAAAAGCTCTCAGAGTTATCTTTTATCACTAAGGTAGAACACCATATATATATAAAACAGCAGACAACTAATTGGGTAACAACTATTGATGAATTACTAAACCAGGATGAAGAGTTAATGAAAGAGCTAAAACGAGGATGA
- the mecA gene encoding adaptor protein MecA, with protein MEIERINENTVKFYISYLDIEERGFDRDEIWYNRDRSEELFWEMMDEVHEEEEFMVEGPLWIQVQALDKGLEVIVTKAQVSKDGQKLELPISDDKLKEIPVDENIESLLDHHFNKSNDSQEDQIEELEQQLQFVLKFNDLENIISLSKYSSLSGMTNHLFSLDQNYYLFVEFEDEVSDEEIENTLSILLEYGQESRVTIHRLEEYGNLIAKDYALNVIRKHFS; from the coding sequence ATGGAGATTGAACGTATAAACGAGAATACTGTAAAGTTTTATATCTCATATTTAGATATAGAAGAGCGTGGTTTTGATCGCGATGAAATCTGGTATAACCGTGATCGAAGTGAGGAACTTTTCTGGGAAATGATGGATGAAGTTCATGAAGAAGAAGAATTTATGGTTGAAGGTCCACTTTGGATCCAAGTTCAAGCACTAGATAAAGGGCTTGAGGTAATCGTAACGAAAGCTCAAGTGTCTAAAGACGGACAAAAGCTAGAGCTTCCTATTTCTGACGATAAACTTAAAGAAATCCCGGTGGATGAAAATATAGAATCATTGTTAGATCATCATTTTAATAAGTCGAATGATTCACAGGAAGATCAAATTGAAGAATTGGAACAACAGCTTCAGTTTGTCTTAAAGTTTAATGATTTAGAAAATATTATTTCTTTGTCTAAGTATTCATCTCTTTCAGGAATGACGAATCACTTATTCTCACTCGACCAAAATTACTATTTATTTGTTGAGTTTGAAGACGAAGTGAGTGATGAGGAAATTGAGAATACATTAAGTATTCTACTTGAATATGGACAAGAATCAAGAGTAACCATTCATCGACTTGAGGAATATGGTAACTTAATTGCAAAAGACTATGCATTAAATGTGATAAGAAAACATTTTTCATAA
- a CDS encoding TerC family protein — protein MEQDFLLSLLMIIGIDLVLGADNAVVIALACRNLPVLQRNKAIILGTMLAIVFRIFITLIAVYLLKIPFLQLVGGVFLLYIAYNLIAGKEDDTSKIKSHPSLWRAIKTIVIADLLMGFDNVLAVAGAAQGHMLLVAMGLFISIPIIIWGSKIILVLLTKYPFLVYIGGGLLAFTSGKMIVEEPKLQGIFYSHPMLEMSIPYMTASFIILAGVLYHQMINFQTARRD, from the coding sequence ATGGAACAAGATTTTCTTTTATCACTTCTCATGATCATAGGCATCGATCTAGTACTTGGTGCTGACAACGCTGTAGTCATTGCTTTAGCCTGTCGTAACTTACCCGTTTTGCAACGAAATAAAGCAATCATTTTAGGAACCATGCTCGCAATTGTATTTCGAATTTTCATTACTTTAATAGCTGTTTATTTGTTGAAAATACCTTTTTTACAACTGGTTGGCGGGGTTTTCCTACTTTATATTGCCTACAATTTGATTGCAGGTAAAGAAGATGACACAAGCAAAATCAAAAGTCATCCGTCACTATGGAGAGCCATCAAAACAATCGTTATTGCTGATTTATTAATGGGATTTGATAATGTTTTAGCAGTTGCTGGAGCAGCACAGGGTCATATGTTACTAGTAGCAATGGGGTTATTTATTTCAATACCTATTATTATTTGGGGAAGTAAAATAATCCTCGTCCTATTAACAAAGTATCCATTCCTTGTTTATATTGGTGGCGGTCTGCTTGCCTTTACTTCAGGGAAAATGATTGTAGAAGAACCGAAACTACAGGGAATCTTCTATTCACACCCAATGCTTGAAATGAGCATACCTTATATGACAGCCTCATTTATTATATTAGCAGGTGTTCTGTACCACCAAATGATCAACTTTCAGACTGCTCGCAGGGATTAA
- the cls gene encoding cardiolipin synthase, whose amino-acid sequence MKFTFRILLFVTLIASIILITKSLWGDWIVGSVSVLFTLSIIFICVVIFLENRHPSHTITWLVVLGGFPLVGFFFYLFFGRNIRKRRLFDKKALLDEKAFLEIEGNHHSYQDKINRMGNHQQLLFKLAHRLGHSPISFATKTKALTDGIETFDHIFRELKKAKHHIHLEYYIVRHDQVGNELKNLLIEKAREGVEVRFLYDAVGSWKLSKEYIRSMGKAGIEMVPFLPVRIPFLNNKINFRNHRKIIVIDGEVGFVGGLNVGDEYLGKDTYFGYWRDTHLLIKGEAVRTLQMIFLQDWYYMTDKKLLFQSYLSSNSDDLEETGGVQLIAGGPDNKWDVIKNLFFSMIISAKESIWIASPYFIPDEDILTALKVAALSGIDVRLLVPERPDKKIVYHASRSYFPELLDAGVKVYEYKKGFLHSKIVIVDYELASIGTANMDMRSFHLNFEVNAFLYRTGSTQKLVDAYMNDIDQSREIIMEEFAKRSFAIKLFESAARLMSPLL is encoded by the coding sequence ATGAAGTTTACATTCAGAATACTATTATTTGTCACATTAATTGCTTCCATTATCTTAATAACGAAAAGTCTTTGGGGAGATTGGATTGTTGGTTCTGTAAGTGTTCTTTTTACACTCTCAATTATCTTTATATGTGTTGTGATCTTCCTTGAAAATAGACATCCGTCTCATACTATTACATGGTTGGTTGTTTTAGGTGGTTTTCCATTAGTTGGATTTTTCTTTTATTTATTTTTTGGAAGAAATATAAGGAAAAGACGTCTATTTGATAAAAAAGCGCTGTTGGATGAAAAAGCATTTTTAGAAATTGAGGGTAACCATCATTCATATCAAGATAAAATCAATCGAATGGGTAATCATCAGCAATTATTGTTTAAACTAGCCCATCGTTTAGGACATAGTCCTATATCATTTGCTACAAAAACAAAGGCTTTAACAGATGGTATTGAAACATTTGATCATATCTTTCGTGAGTTGAAAAAAGCCAAGCATCATATTCATCTTGAGTATTATATTGTCCGTCATGATCAGGTCGGAAATGAATTGAAAAACCTTTTAATTGAAAAAGCTCGAGAGGGTGTTGAAGTTAGGTTTTTATATGATGCGGTTGGAAGTTGGAAGCTTTCCAAGGAATACATTAGAAGTATGGGGAAAGCTGGGATTGAAATGGTTCCTTTTCTGCCTGTTCGGATTCCTTTTTTGAATAATAAAATTAATTTTCGTAACCATCGAAAAATTATTGTTATAGATGGGGAAGTGGGTTTTGTCGGTGGTTTAAATGTTGGCGATGAATACTTAGGTAAGGATACTTACTTTGGATATTGGCGTGACACCCACCTTTTAATTAAGGGTGAAGCTGTTCGAACTCTACAAATGATCTTTTTGCAGGATTGGTATTATATGACAGACAAAAAGCTGTTGTTTCAATCTTACTTAAGCTCTAACTCTGATGATTTGGAAGAAACGGGTGGAGTTCAGTTAATTGCCGGTGGTCCTGATAATAAGTGGGATGTTATTAAAAATTTATTCTTCTCGATGATTATTTCTGCCAAAGAGTCAATCTGGATCGCATCTCCATATTTTATTCCCGATGAAGATATTCTAACCGCTTTAAAGGTGGCTGCACTGAGCGGAATTGACGTAAGACTGCTAGTACCTGAACGTCCCGATAAAAAGATTGTTTACCATGCTTCAAGATCTTATTTCCCAGAGCTACTAGATGCAGGTGTTAAAGTATACGAGTATAAAAAAGGATTTTTACACAGTAAAATTGTTATTGTTGACTATGAACTTGCATCCATTGGAACAGCGAACATGGACATGAGAAGCTTTCACCTGAATTTCGAGGTAAATGCATTTCTATATAGAACTGGAAGTACACAAAAACTTGTAGATGCCTATATGAATGATATTGATCAATCGAGAGAAATCATTATGGAAGAGTTTGCGAAGCGGTCTTTTGCTATAAAGCTTTTTGAATCAGCGGCACGCCTTATGTCGCCATTATTATAG
- the spxA gene encoding transcriptional regulator SpxA, translated as MVTLYTSPSCTSCRKAKAWLEEHEIAYVERNIFSEPLSIQEIKEILRMTEDGTDEIISTRSKIFQKLNINLETMPLQDLYNLIQENPGLLRRPIIIDEKRLQVGYNEDEIRRFLPRRVRTYQLQEAQRLVN; from the coding sequence ATGGTTACATTGTATACATCACCTAGTTGTACTTCATGTAGAAAAGCAAAAGCATGGTTAGAAGAGCACGAAATTGCATATGTTGAAAGAAATATTTTTTCTGAGCCTTTAAGCATTCAAGAAATTAAAGAAATTTTAAGAATGACAGAGGATGGAACGGATGAAATTATTTCTACTCGTTCTAAAATCTTTCAAAAGCTAAATATCAACTTAGAAACTATGCCTTTACAAGATTTATATAATTTAATTCAAGAAAATCCAGGACTTCTTCGCCGTCCGATTATAATCGATGAGAAGAGATTACAAGTTGGATATAATGAAGATGAAATCCGTCGTTTTCTTCCACGCCGTGTTCGCACATATCAACTACAAGAAGCACAGCGCTTAGTTAATTAA
- the pepF gene encoding oligoendopeptidase F: protein MSEQAAVKKLPSRNEIKTEDTWRLEDIFETDEAWEKEYKEIQAALPKLAEFKGKLSESANTLYEALSYQDGVMERLGKLYTYAHMRYDQDTTNSKYQALDDRAKSLYTQASSLSSYIVPEILSIDEEKIKQFLEEKEELKLYEHALDEINRQRPHVLSAEKEELLAEASDVLGAASNTFGMLNNADLTFPTIKDENGEEVEITHGRYIRFLESEDRRVREEAFKAVYKTYGDFKNTFASTLSGTVKKDNFSAKVRNYESARQAALSSDNIPESVYENLVSTIHDHLDLLQRYVKLRKEVLNLDEVHMYDLYTPLIKDVKMDVTYDEAKDYILKGLQPLGDEYISILEEGFENRWVDVHENKGKRSGAYSSGAYGTNPYILMNWQDNVNNLFTLAHEFGHSVHSYYTRKEQPYPYGNYSIFVAEVASTANEALLNHYLLNTIDDEKKRLYLLNHFLEGFRGTVFRQTMFAEFEHIIHQKAQEGESLTPELLTKTYYDLNKKYFGDDIVVDEEIGLEWARIPHFYYNYYVYQYATGYSAATALSNQILEEGQPAVDRYLEFLKAGSSDYPIEVLKKAGVDMTSSAPIEEACKVFEEKLNEMEELLAKVKQ, encoded by the coding sequence ATGTCAGAACAAGCGGCAGTGAAAAAATTACCTTCTAGAAATGAAATAAAAACAGAAGACACGTGGAGACTTGAGGACATTTTTGAAACAGATGAAGCTTGGGAAAAAGAGTACAAAGAAATACAAGCAGCTTTACCTAAGTTGGCTGAATTCAAAGGAAAACTAAGTGAAAGTGCCAATACACTCTATGAAGCACTTTCTTATCAAGATGGTGTAATGGAGCGTTTAGGAAAGCTTTATACATACGCACATATGAGATACGACCAGGACACAACAAACTCCAAATACCAGGCACTAGATGATCGTGCAAAAAGCTTATATACACAGGCTTCTAGTTTAAGCTCTTACATTGTTCCTGAAATTCTTTCAATTGATGAAGAGAAGATAAAGCAATTTTTAGAAGAAAAAGAAGAACTGAAGCTGTATGAACATGCTCTTGATGAAATCAATCGCCAACGTCCACATGTTCTTTCTGCTGAAAAAGAAGAGCTATTAGCAGAAGCATCAGATGTCTTAGGCGCTGCAAGTAATACATTCGGAATGCTGAACAATGCCGATTTAACATTCCCGACAATTAAAGATGAAAACGGAGAAGAGGTTGAAATTACTCATGGCCGCTATATCCGCTTTTTAGAAAGCGAAGACCGTAGAGTACGTGAAGAGGCATTTAAAGCCGTATATAAAACGTATGGTGATTTTAAGAATACATTTGCTAGTACATTAAGTGGAACCGTTAAGAAAGATAATTTCAGTGCAAAGGTAAGAAATTATGAATCTGCAAGACAAGCTGCATTAAGCAGTGATAACATACCTGAATCTGTTTATGAAAACCTAGTTAGTACCATTCATGATCATTTAGATCTTCTTCAGCGCTATGTGAAGCTTCGTAAAGAGGTACTAAACCTTGATGAAGTTCATATGTATGATCTTTATACACCTCTTATTAAGGACGTCAAAATGGACGTTACCTATGATGAAGCAAAAGATTATATTCTAAAAGGACTTCAGCCACTTGGTGATGAATATATCTCGATTTTAGAAGAAGGCTTTGAAAACCGCTGGGTTGATGTTCATGAAAATAAAGGAAAAAGAAGCGGTGCCTACTCATCAGGAGCATATGGAACAAATCCATACATCCTCATGAATTGGCAGGACAATGTAAATAATTTATTTACACTTGCGCATGAGTTTGGACACTCTGTTCACAGTTACTATACGCGCAAAGAGCAACCATATCCATATGGAAATTACTCCATTTTCGTAGCGGAGGTTGCATCAACGGCTAATGAAGCTTTATTAAATCACTACCTTCTAAATACAATTGATGATGAGAAAAAACGTTTGTACTTACTAAACCACTTCCTTGAAGGATTTAGAGGAACTGTTTTCCGTCAAACAATGTTTGCTGAGTTTGAGCATATTATTCATCAAAAGGCACAAGAAGGTGAGTCGTTAACACCTGAATTACTAACTAAAACTTATTATGATCTGAACAAAAAGTATTTTGGTGATGACATTGTTGTAGATGAAGAAATCGGCTTAGAGTGGGCTAGAATTCCACATTTCTACTACAATTATTATGTGTATCAATATGCTACAGGCTACAGTGCTGCAACAGCTCTAAGTAACCAGATTTTAGAAGAAGGTCAACCTGCAGTTGATCGTTACTTAGAATTCCTAAAAGCAGGAAGCTCAGATTACCCAATTGAAGTTTTAAAGAAAGCCGGTGTTGATATGACATCTTCAGCACCAATTGAAGAAGCATGTAAAGTGTTTGAAGAGAAATTAAATGAAATGGAAGAGCTATTGGCTAAGGTTAAACAATAA